The Bradyrhizobium sp. LLZ17 genomic sequence TTTGCGGGAAAACCGCGCCTCCGTGCCGTTGCCCTGCCCGAAACTTTGCGGTATCCCAACCGTGAAATTCGACTTTCGACTGGGGACATCCATGGCTGACCATAGCGACGTGGCCTATACCACCGCCGACGGCAACGACTACGTTGCCCACGAGCAGACCTATGAGGGCTTCATCAAGCTCGTGAAGTACGGCACGGCTTCGGTCGCGCTCATCGTGATCCTGATGGCGATCTTCCTGACCTGATCTATCGTCTTTTGCACCGCCATTGTCGTCGGTGCTCAAAAAATCTGCATTCAAGCCGGTTCGAAAACCGGTATCCAACGTTGCGGGAGTAACGCTAAGTTCGCGTGCGCGCTTTTCCCCGCGTCGCCGGAGGGCCTATGAAGATCGCCGTTGCCAAGGAAATCGACCCGTCGGAGCCGCGGGTCGCCGCTTCGCCTGATACGGTGAAGAAGTTCAAGGCGCTCGGCGCCGAGATCGCGATCGAGCCCGGCGCCGGTCTCAAGTCGGGCCTGCCCGATTCCGAATTCACGGCGGTCGGAGCCAGCGTCAGCGCGGACGCGCTGAAGGACGCCGACATCATCATCAAGGTGAAGCGCCCGGAGGCGTCCGAGCTCGCGCAGTACAAGCGCGGTGCGCTCGTCATCGCCATCATGGATCCCTACGGCAACGAGGCCGCGCTGAAGACGATGGCCGATGCCGGCATCTCCGCCTTCGCGATGGAATTGATGCCGCGCATCACCCGCGCGCAGGTGATGGACGTGCTGTCGTCGCAGGCGAACCTCGCCGGCTACCGCGCCGTGATCGAGGGCGCCGAAGCTTTCGGCCGCGCCTTCCCGATGATGATGACCGCCGCCGGCACCATTCCGGCCGCCAAGGTCTTCGTGATGGGCGTCGGTGTGGCAGGGTTGCAGGCGATCGCGACCGCGCGGCGTCTCGGCGCCGTCGTCACCGCCACCGACGTCCGGCCCGCCACCAAGGAGCAGGTGGAATCGCTTGGCGCCAAATTCCTGGCCGTCGAGGACGAGGAGTTCAAGAACGCGCAGACCGCCGGCGGCTACGCCAAGGAAATGTCCAAGGAGTATCAGGCCAAGCAGGCCGCGCTCAC encodes the following:
- a CDS encoding Re/Si-specific NAD(P)(+) transhydrogenase subunit alpha, translated to MKIAVAKEIDPSEPRVAASPDTVKKFKALGAEIAIEPGAGLKSGLPDSEFTAVGASVSADALKDADIIIKVKRPEASELAQYKRGALVIAIMDPYGNEAALKTMADAGISAFAMELMPRITRAQVMDVLSSQANLAGYRAVIEGAEAFGRAFPMMMTAAGTIPAAKVFVMGVGVAGLQAIATARRLGAVVTATDVRPATKEQVESLGAKFLAVEDEEFKNAQTAGGYAKEMSKEYQAKQAALTAEHIKKQDIVITTALIPGRPAPKLVSAEMVKSMKPGSVLVDLAVERGGNVEGAKPGEVADVDGIKIVGYTNVAGRVAASASSLYARNLFNFIETMVDKANKSLAVNWDDELVKATALTKDGAVIHPNFQPKA
- a CDS encoding aa3-type cytochrome c oxidase subunit IV; amino-acid sequence: MADHSDVAYTTADGNDYVAHEQTYEGFIKLVKYGTASVALIVILMAIFLT